Genomic segment of Leishmania panamensis strain MHOM/PA/94/PSC-1 chromosome 20 sequence:
ACTgtgcagaggcagcgagagcaAGAGCATCAACAGGCAAGCAAATGTGCCGATGCTGTTGCACGCACGTCTCGGTTGCTGCGGGCGGCCAGACGCCGCGGACCAAAGTATGAGGAGGCAATTGCACGAACACTAGACGAGATTCACGAGATTCGTCGCGGCCACGTCGCCGTTACCGCCCCCCCTACATCTCCGTCAGCCATTTCAGTCGATATGGACGTGTCTTTTATCAACGCATCCGCCCAGCACCATGCGGACGTGTCCGTTGGGATGGCAGTGCCGCCGACATTGGCGCGAGAGTCGAATCgagctgccgcggctgccagAGCAGCAAATGAAGGACAGCGGCTCTCTGTATTCCTGCAcgcgctggagaagcgcgTAGCGCGCGTGGAGCGTGAGAATCGAATGCTGTTGAGGAGTATCGACATCTTGAACCGTGGTGATGCTTCATCAGCGAGGCTTTATCACGAGTTGGAGTCCCTTCGCTTTTTACGTTGCGTATGACAGGAGAAATGACCAGCGTCATGAACCGACTGTATTGACTTTAACGGCGTATGTGTACATGCGTGCCTGTCTGGGTCCATATGCTCTCCTGACTTTCCTCTGCAGTCGCTAATGTCTTTGAGgcgttttgtttttgtttttgtatgtgtgtgtgtggggggggtgggagaggggaggggactGTACTCATCAGTGGATGGCTGACATTttcatcccccctccctcccgcctcCTGTGCGTCTGCTATAAACTTTGTTGCCGAGTGGAGAAAAGAACaggaaacgaaaagagggaaCCTGCCACGGGAAAGggacagagacagagagtcGTGTTGCTCCGTGTTGGTGCATGCGTCGGCTCGTGCAACCCTTATATAGATCAGAAATGTCCCtctcgtgtgcgtgcgtttaTGGGTGCACAGAAGGCGGACACCTTCGCCGTAGGGGAggatgctgctgtggtgcacaCGTATGCatgcgctctttttttttgtatcTCTGTTTCACTTGTCATCGGAAGCGTCTCGTCCGtctcgtctttctctcttcccatcTCTCTTGTCGCCCCACGCACCCCCCTTTCAACCCCACCTTGCCATAAAAGTACGCTCATACATGCAGTCTCGTGCGCTCATAACCTGGCGAGTTTTTTGAAGGTCTCAGTGCGCACATAACATGGGAAGCGCAGGCTTGCCTGTGTATCACAAtaaccgccgccgccgccgccgcgacaaAGCAGAGGTGGTATAGAGTAACACAACTCTGCTCCTGACgccaaagagaagaggaagaaggagtCTGTTACACCTCTGCTCGTGTTACTTTCACAGCGCTTCATGTTGCGACTCAGCGCTAACCCATACGAGGAGTCGTTGAGCATTCCAGAGCTCTTCGTGAGGTATCTCAAAGCGAGCAGTTGGACAGATCAACTGGCCATTGTCCATGCCAATCCCTTGCTCTTTACAGACGACATTGTGGCGGCCCTGAGGGATGCACGCGTCCAGATTGACAAGACGGCTcgggaggtgaaggaggccTGCCGAGTGATCGACGCTGTCTCTGGCACCCTCGAGTACACGGATACACAAATTGAGCTGCAGCGAAGCGAGTCCAAGGCGCTCTTGGACGACGATACGCTTCTCAAGAAATTTGCTACCTCTTTGGCGAGTCTCTTGGAAGCACGAGAAACGGCGGGGTTGGCGGTGCTACCTTCCGCCCCTTGTCTCTCGACCGCCGGTCACGTCTCACGGAGTCCCGGTACACTTCAACAAAACTCGCCTGAGATGTGGTTTAGGCAACCGTCTCTGGTTTTCTCTGTTCTGGCGTTCCTGCCGGCAGAGGAAATCTTTATGGCGGTGGAAAACGTCTGTCGGGCGTGGCAGGGGTGGCTCTTCATGCCTGACATGTCCCGCTTTTTCTGGGTGGGCTGCGTGCAGCGCGAGTTTCCACAGCAACTACAGGTACTGCTGCAGACCGTCGGCGACGATCTCTATCAGTGTGATTGGCGGTCGCTTGCTATGTTGTGCGTAACGGAAGTGGAGCAGACGCGGGAGaagtgggaggaggcggatgAGGCAAGTGGTGGAGGGTGTGTGTTGCCTCTTTTACCGCAGCAGAGGGTGCCTGCTTGCTCTGGGGATGGCGCTGCTTGATTGCCCGTTTCTCtcaccctcacccacccacgcctaTCGTGCTATCACGTATACGAGgagctccccctccccccaacacacacacacatgcacacccatGCCGTGATTCAGCCACGACCTCCGGGCCTGCGAACTGAGGGACGCCAAACGccacaacaaaaaaagggagagggcacaCACTCCATTATCAGAACTCTACGCTGCTGTGAGGTATGGGGCACTTCAAAGTTGTTTCTACTGTGTTGAAAGTGCTGCGGGCGCGGCAGCCTACGGTAATTCTTGCTTCACCTTGCCCATCTACGCGTCCCTCTCTTCAAGGGTCTCTTCTGTCTCTGTTCTCTCGCTTCGTTTTTGTGTTTCGAGGGAGGCTTCGCTGTTGCCCCTGCTTTCCCCTTTTACACCTTTAtatgacacacacacaccgtaCTTGACGTGCGTGGCTCTTTGTCTTTGCCTCTCACGCTTCCTCCGCAGCCATCAAGAGGGCACGAACAGCAgatcccccccccttccacacacacgtacggAAATACATGCAGTAGCAGTGTATCTCTGCtgtcacccccctcccccatatCCCTCTCTAGAGTGCCACCGCGACAGACACCATCGCAGCAGTGGAAAtacgaaaaacaaaaggctTCGAACGAAGGCCGCATCGCCGTTGGGGTACGcgcgtgtttgtgtgcgtgtatttCGCTATAGGTAGCGTCTTCTCACCGTATCCTCCTGTGCTCAGCGCTTCTTTACTCACGCCCTCAATACTTACCACCTCATcgttccctcttctctgacTTTGTTCTTTCATCGCAGCTAACCTTgtcggcgcagctccacgaCTGTGTTGTCCCGCGATGCTCTCCGAGTTCCTCAGTCAGCTGGTGGCGGAGTTTGTTGGTACCTTTTTGTTTGTGCTAACGATCATATTGGCTTCCGTCGGAGTCGGCTCGCTCGCGCCTATTCCGATTGGCTTCATGTTGGCGGCGATGTGCTTCACGTTCGGCTATATCAGCGGTGCACACTTCAACCCCGCTATCTCATTTGCCATCTTCATCAACCGGAAAATGACGCTACGTCAAACTGTGCTGTACGTTATGATGCAGCTCGGCGGCTCTTTCTGCGCCTCACTCTACGCATCTGCAATCATTGGTCTAAAGATCCCCGTACCGGTGCCAAATGAAAATCTGGCTGGCACCTGCCAAGCTCTGCTCTGCGAGCTTGTGTACACGTTCGCTCTCACctcggtggtgctgcacgtCTACTTCTCCCGTCAGCGCTCCAATGACTTTTACGGCTTCGCCATTGGCATGATGCTCATGGCGGCTGGCTTCTCAGTTGGCGGGTTCACCGGCGGTGCCTTCAACCCAGCCGTCGCCACAGGCACGCAACTGGTGCTGTGCTTATACAATAATTGCGACCCACTTTTCTACGTCTGGGTGTACTGGATCGCCCCGATCGGTGGGGCCGTCATCGCCAGCATCGTCTATCAGCTGCTGGATGCTCACGAACGTGTACCAGTGGTGCTAAGCAAGGAGGCAGTGTATTGAGACAGCAAaggtatgtgtatgtgtgtgtctttgtcCTTGTCCGTGCGCGACATAATCAGCATCTCTGTACGTTTGATGTTGCGACTTCCTACTCTCCTTTCACATCTCTATAGGTTCACTGAAGCGGAGGATTCGCGTCTCGGTCCATGCCACGGACAGGGACATGCTTAGCCTTCCTCCCTTCATCCCGCCCAACACGCAGGCACAGCTGCCTACCGGTGTACTTCCGAGTGGAATCCATTGTCactccccttttcgctcaTGTACACGTTTCGAGGGTTTTTTTTCCCTACCACTGagcaaggaggaagaggaaggagcggggaggggggtggggaagcaCTAGGCCTGCCtgtttgtgtctctcttgtCGTTGTAGAGTTTCCTCTCCTCATGCTGTTTGCTTGTACCCTCGTACGGGTCTTCGCACTGCGTGCAGCCTTGCTGCTTCCTTTTCATTTACTTCCGCGTGCGTGGGCTTCAGTGTTGGCATCTACGTTTCGCCCGTTAGTTGAGTGCGTGAAGAGGTGCTCGTGCGTCCGTGGGAGCGGCacgtgggtgcgtgtgtgtgtgtgttgacgTCTGTGCCGTGCCGAAGGTGCGATTTTCCGCTGATGCGCATCTCCTGCCCATGACAACATGCACCAAATTTTCGAACTCagctgtgcatgcgtgtgcatgcAGGTATCTTCGTAGAGCACTCGCTGCCATTTGCCAGGCGCTCACAGaagggaaaacgaaaaagggTAGAGGTACGCACCCCGCACTCTAGGCTAGGAGTGTCGCAGTGCGGGTATCGCTGCGTGACCTACCATGGCTTGTGAGGCGTACGATGAGGTTATGCTTGACCCTGAAGCTGTTGatgagggaagagggtgggggtggggtggggggtaaTTGTGCTTTAGGCCTCACCTGCGGCCTCTTACATAGAGGCACTTGGCCTTCGCATACGATCTCACGTTCCTTTCTGTTCGCTCCCTCAACATCGTACTCTCTGtgttcctccgcctctccttctctgctcaCGACTCACATGTACGtcggcgcctctctctttttttgggggggcaCGCTGTTCTTCACTGACGCAGAGTGTGGTAttgctgaagcagcacaaggaaagaggagtAGCCGGTGTACCACATCCCTCgtaccccccacccacacacacataccaCGTACGTGCTCGCCTTTCGCGCACGTACGTAGCTGCACCTGCCAAGGCGGACAAGAAGATTGGGACACACAGCAGAACGCCCTCCTTGTTTGGGCGTGGCAGTAGCCTTCTCTCTTGGCTGGTTGCTGCGGCGACTTGTGAATTTACCTATCCTCGTTTctgtgtgtatctgtgtTGGCGCGTGTCACTGGGGGCGCCACGTTCCTTGTTCTACTCTTTTCCTCCAGGTGACCGCTCCCACGAATACTCAGGTCAAAGCTTTAGGCTGAGTAGTGGCGTGATTTTCTTTGATTGAGGACTTCGACAGCCACGCTCGCGAGCAAAATGGCGGAGAGCATTCCGATAAAGGTGCTCTTCGATGCACTGCACCTGAAGGTCTCCATAGAAGTCGCTACCGGGGAGGTGTACCACGGCATCGTAGAGGAGTTGCAGAACAACATGAATGTGCTACTTAAAAATGCCACCAAGACTACACGGGGCGGTAAAGAGACCAAAATGGACTCCGTCTTTGTACGAGGCTCGAACATCGTCTTCTTCCAGTTGCCGGATGCGCTGCAGACCAGTCCTGCGTTGCTCCGTGCTGGCGAAATCGTGTCCAAGGCAAAAGACACACGTGGCGATGGCAAGGGATTTGGTGCGTCACGCAAGCGTGCTCGCAACTCGTAGGGCGATAGCGCACCCAAGCCTTTTTTCAGCGCTGCGCTAACATTTCCTTCCCAACGCTTCTGCAAAGAGGGGACTTTAATCATCTCCAAATTCTGTGGCGTGGCGGTCCTGCGTGTACCTCTTTAGGGTCTCCTCCCtgtgtctctccctgtgtttctacgtttgcgtgtgtgtgtgtgtgtgtgtgtgtgtgtggttaGCGTAGATGTATGTGTGGTGGGTTCGATTGTGCCGGCGTTGCCACGTCGGGACGCGATCAGAGtcgtgtgtgtcttcgtAAAAGAGCGAAACAAGAGGAAATCGAAACGGAGCGAGCCTTGCTCGCACGCAAAGTATGAGGCccccctcacctctcttGTGAAGCAGTGCCAGGCTGGATAGTGACGAGGTGGGGAATGTACTTGAtggggagaaaaagggcCTTCGCCTCTTGTGGCGTTCTCAGGGACGGCGAAAAGTATCGGGACGACTTGCTAGACGTCCGATGTGACTCAAAGGACACCTTTTGCAGTCCTCGCTCCTGTGGCCAGCAGTTCTTCAAGGAAGTTGTGTCGACAAGGGGCTTTGTCTTTCAAATTTGAGGAGATACCTTCAAGGCAGTTCGAGGTACACAGCaggtgcgctctctctctcctgtgcaTATTTCCTACGTGGTGGTGCTAcaacccctcccctccttcttccccagGGCGCGCCTcttgttttgtgtgtgtgccgcgtTGTCTTTCTGGAAGACAAGCAACAATACGGTGTGGCACAAcctctccccactctctACTCCTTATGCGAGCCGCTGGTCGCTCGCTGGCTGGCTGTAATGACGCATGTGTGTTGTGGGCGCCTGGTCTGAgatttttttccttcccttttcaTGCACCGCCCTACACGCGCCCCTTTTCGCCTCGCGCATGTCCGAGGCTCAGCAGTGGCCGACGCGCCTGCTGCGGTAACGCTGGCAGAAGCGCGATACATTTCACAGACGCCCCCACGCCTTAGCGCTCCTGCCATGAAACTCCCAGAGCTGCGGACGCCACAGACGGTCCTTCGTAGCGGCCATGCAGATGTCAGCCTATATGTGTCGGAATCTACCACACTCACCGAAGATACGCGGTGCATGATAAGGAGGTCACCTCGTGCGGCTGAGCCTCCAGCTGCAAAAGGTCGGCCATATCTGCCTTCCTCACTAGAGCCCATCAACTCTACTGCACAGCTCCTTAATTCAAGCAAACTGCTcagcggtgacggtgccACGACGCTCACGCCTCACAAAGATGTGGCAGAGGACCAACCGGAGTCTTGTCTTTCCTACGTGAGCGCGGtggagtcgctgctgtcgcggcAGCAGTACGTCGATGTGTACTTTGTCGTTTCGTCCCTTCTCACAACCGACAACGGCGCAGCAAAGGTGAtggaagcggaagagagacgccgcctgcgccttcTCAGCTACCGCTGCCTGTGCAGCTATGCCTTGATACGGTTCAAGGAGTGCTGCGAGGACGGCAGGGCTGCTCTGACACTTTACCGACACTTGCAGGACAAAAAGAGTTCCCCTTCTCTTGAAATGTCCGATGAGAGACTGCATAGCCGTGTCGTACAGGCACTGCTAGGCGCGCTTATCATGCGCGAGATGTACAACGATGTGGAAGAGCTGCGGCTGATTGTGCCACCTCTGATGGACACCAGTAGCGAACCGATGTCAAACGAGTTCTTTCATAtaccgcctccgccttggtTGGAAGCACAGGAGAGCGCAATACCATTTCTGGCGTCCTTTCGCCGGTACGTTGCGGCGCAGCGTTGGAGCGAAGCGGCGCAGACAATCGACGGCAGTGCCACCGCCCAGAGTTGGGTGAAGGCAACACCGCTCTGTGCCATGTTTGCTTTTGTGCGGTTGGAGCTGCACGACCCGAAGGCCGCCcgagcgctgcttctcccctacctcgcctctctccccgaACCGCCGTCGTGGGAAGCGCTCTCTACCGCACCTGTTGAGCACGCGCAGCTCTGGAACCATTTCAGCTCTCACTATGTCTTCTCCACGACACTACTCGCCAAGGCTTCCTTCATGTCTGGCAGCGCATACCTTAACATCTCTGCGGCTCTGCTACAGCGTGTACTGCGGCTCAACCCCTCTTATGCTCCGGCACGCCTCTTCGCAGAGTTTGTGCTCTCGTACGaggcacagcaacagcgcatCGATGCTGCCATGTCTGCCAATGACTACCCAAAGGTCTTGTCGGTGACGGCTGAGATGCTGCGCATGCCTGAGGTCACGAGGCTCGTGCATGCTGAGCTCTACCTGGTGCGAACCCAGGCACAGTGGATGCGACGTCAACCGCTGGAGGTGGTACACGAAGCCTCGCGGTGCGTGCAGTGTGACCCGAAATGTGCGCTTGCTTTTCGACTTCGGGCCGATGCCTTCGCAATGATGAAccgagaggcagaggcgacTGCAGACCGCGCTGTGGCGATGCATCTGCACTCGAAGGTCGACGCTGTTTTTGATGAGCTGCGAGTGCAACGTTCACGCTACAACACCACGCAGGTGGAGGCAAGTGCAAAGAGGCACTCTGTTCCAGCATTTACATCGTTCCAATCCgcgtcagcaccgcctcgcgcGCCACCGCGGAAACGTTtttgcagcagcacccgAAGATCGGATGCCAAGTCGCGGAAGTGTGCCAACGCGGATCTTCTTCTGCCAGGACTGCGAACGCACTATGAAGTCCTGGGCGTCTCTAGCGACGCCCCCGAGGTGGAGATCCGAAAGCGCTATCGCCAACTCACCCTTCAGTGTCACCCAGACCGGTTTGTCAGTGCAACAGAGAGCAATCGACGAGCTGCGCTTGAAGCGTTCCAGCTTCTGGGAGATGCCTATAGTGTTCTCTCCGACGTGCAGCTCCGGGCAGCCTACGACGTTGGGCTGCTCAACCTTCATTGAAGATGTATAGCTGGTTTTCTCACCTCTCTTATGTTGGTTCTCCTTTTCACGGCGGTTGTAAAGGGGCTCTTTGTATCTTCAAAAAGCGAACACTGTGTGCACACGTGCTGTTGAGCACCGCTGGCGCGGTGGGTATCACATCCCAACAAGGCATCCAGGGGGTCGTAAAGCACGAGTGATGGACAGGGAAAGGCACGCTGTGATCCATACGaatcagcgccgccgtgcacgtgtgtaAAACATGTGGCATCTCTTGCAGTCGACCGAGTAAACGGAGGTGGGATGCAGATGTGGGTAGCGTGAGGAGAGCAACTCGAATTTGCTTCATCGAGTCCTCCAGACTCTAGTGTGGAGAGTCTGCGCACGTTGCTGTGGGATGCCGCGGCCCGTgaggatggagagagagccgtGTCATACAGGCTGTGCACAGGATGTCAGAGAGGGCCCTCAGCTGAAACTAGCCAGCGTCTTCCTCTAGTCCATTCGGCAGGAACTCAACCCACTCCCCATTATCTCCATGACCGACTCCACCGCGCCCACTCTCGAGCAGGACCATGGCGTCTGTCTGTGCAGATCAAGGCGGGCAGTACGCCCAGATTCGTCTAGTGCTAGGAGCCCAGCACGTAGGCGAAAAGGGGGCGAGAAGTGCCCGTTAGACGCAGGACTCGATGCGGCGGCCGGCGACTCGTCCGAGAAGACGAGGATGCAGCCGTGGTGCAACACAGAGGGCATAGGCAGGCTGTggtcgtgtgtgcgtatgtttGCCGATGTCGCTCACAGTGGAAGTACGCCTTGAGTGAGTACGAAGGAAAATTCGTTGCGATGATATCTTTATTGTTTACTTACCGTGTGTCTGTGGTCCTGCAAGTGTCTGCTGGCATTTGTGTGCTCACTGATATGCTCATGTACTCCACCGCTGTAGTGGCACTGTTGCACAtgcccttcctccctttgAAGGTGGGCCAAAATGAAGGAGTAAATAATAAAAAAGGAGAATTGTGCCCCGTAACGATCTTTAAGGCCATCGTGGTAAGGCGCGTTTGGGTGGGTCACGcaatggaggagagagccTACCTCCAGCAGAACAACTACTGGTGCCTCGAGGGAAACAGTGTTCTACCCCCTCCAGTTCACACCTGCCACTAGCATTACCGCTCCCAGatcccaccaccgcctcgaTCTACAAAGGAGATGGCATGACCGCGACGCAACAGAGTTTTTTCCCCTTATGTGTTTTCTGAGCCCACCAAATTTGTcattgctctctcccccttttatGCATCTCGAATTGCATTCGGTCTCCTGTTCTGCTCCATGTGTGCATCCGCggtgccttttttttttgcctacgtgtgtgtgcgtgtacctGCGCGCCTCCGATTTCTGCAGAAGTAACGCGTCCCACATcagaacaaagagagagagagtcaggACAAGGGTGAGTTGAtttgcagcagctccagcgcacCTTGCCCTTTTCCCCTGCCCTTctacctccctccctccctccctcaccgaccccacccactcacagACGACGACACTAGACGGTGGCGCAGAGCCCacacctcttttctctggGGTCAACACAACGAGTGAGCCGCGTGGACGACGATTTTACCTACCCCTCGCCCCGCTTGCGAGCGTGCGTCGTTGCGTCTGGTGCTTGCTCGAGACGCGTCTCGCATGACTGTCTCTGCGCGCTTGCTCCTTTCGTAATTGTttgctgtgcgtgcgcgtgtgccgcgcGACGCAGAGGCCCCTCCTCCCAAAGGTCTGGGCAGGCAGGATGGCCTCCAATACGCAAAGGGACCCGCGTCTGTTGTGGGTGTTCGAGAAGATTCGCGAAAATTTCTACGGCGTCACAGATGACTCTCTCAACGATCTGTTCCAAGACGAGGAGAGCGTGGACACCGTGCTGTCCACCCTGAAGGCTGTAGACGGCATGGAGTCCAGCTTTGTCATTGTGGCTCGGGAGAAGGAGTCGATCAATGGCCACTCTAAGGGTCCGCTGTCGCACGCCGCCAATGTTCCCCTTCCTCAACATAACAGCAACGGTGGTGGGAGAGGCCAGAGGCTGCGCATTTCCTCTGGTGCAGTGTACAACTCCAACATTGCCTGCTCTGGTCTCTATGCACCCGAccacagccgctgcctcttctttgTGCGCGTTGATCACCGAGAAATCACAGCTGAGGATGCTGCCGACTGGGCCACCAACCCGCAGAATCCGATGCACTTCGCGTTCGAGCTGTCCGGCACGCAGGTGCCATCCCTCAACTCTTTCTATGTACTATTGATGGACGTTTTCGCGCCGATGCTGCAGGACATGGGGCAGGCAAATGGGAAACGGAAGGCGCTTATGGCGCTCGCGCTAGACAACGGTGCCAGTGCCGCGTTGTCTACCCCTGGTGGGGCAGCTGAGGTGGGAAGCGGGGCGAacgctgctgacggtgtcACCACGATCGGCAACAGTCGCCAGCTGTACAGCGAGATCCACAGCTGGATCAACCGCCTCGGCACACAGCTGGAGGGCTTCATAAGCCAGGTCGGAGCAGAGCGCAAGCTGCTAATTTCACAAGACTTATATACATTGGAGGACAGCGATGCCCAGCTGCAGGCAGTGCTGGGCAacaaggaggtgctgcgccaggtGGATACAACGGTGTCGCAGTGGCAGGTGGAGATCGGTTACGCCATGTCACTAGAGCCGCAAAAGGAGGGTCCGCTCGGCGAGATAGAGTACTGGCGTGAGCGGTACAGCACCATTAGCGCGCTCTACGAGCAGCTGAACTCTTCCCAGGCAAAGTTTATTTTGAAGATTGCCAAGGAAGCGGGCTGCACCTCAGCCACGATGATCGACTTGACGCTACAGCAGTTTTTTCGTATGTACTCAGAGTCGAAGGACAATGTGAAGTTCCTTGGCACACTCGACCGCCACTTCCGCACGCTGCACAGCGTAGACCCAAAGGTAGGGTCGCTGCAGCCCATTATCGACACACTCTTCTCCatgatgacggcgctgcggatgGTCTGGATTATCTCCCGCTTCTACTCCACGGAGGAGCGGATGGTCGGTCTGCTGGAGAAGATCGCGCGGCTCATTGCGCAAAAGGTAAGCGAGCACATCGACTTCCGTACGGTGCTGACGTTGCCATCCGAGGTGGCGAAGGGAAAGGTGGCGGAGGGCCAGCAGTGTCTGGTGAAGTGGAAAGCGGCGTACAAAagtgtgcaggaggagatcaACAGCTCTGAGCGCGAGCAGCACTGGAACTTCGATGAGCGGCGCCTCTTTGAGGTGACAGACTACATGTCGGACCGATGCACAGACCTGCTGGAGGTAGTTGAGACGGTGGAGTACTACACCACTGTGCTGAGCGCGCAGCTGAAGACAGTGCTGACAGACGCCACCGACATCGAGCGCATCCTCAAGGATGTGGAGAAACTCAAGCGCCCCTTTGGAACGCTCACCTTCGACCCCTTCGAGAGGCGCGCCACGCACAACTGGCAGgtcgtcttctctgcctttctgGCCGCCGTCACAAGCCTCGACCACGAAGTCTCGCTCTTCATCAATCGCATCTTCGACGACGACTTGCGCAGTGCGGAGTCCGCCTTTGAGCTGCTTGTCTCGTTTAAGTGCATCCGCACCCGCCCCaaccgcggcggcgactcGCTTGACATCtcggcactgctgcttgaGAAGACGGACCGCATTCTCGCCCAGTACTTCACTGAGGTAGAAAACGTGCAGCGCATTTTTCAGGACCATAAGGGGGCACCACCACTGACCAAGAACCAACCTCTCGTCGCTGGCGCCATTCACTGGAGCATGTCGCTCTTCCAGCGCCTCAAGAAACCAATTGTGCGCTTCCAGCACGAGGGGATGCTTAGGTCGCCGATGGGGCAGCAGGTGAAGGCCAAGTACGTGGAGGCGTCGCGGAAGATGAAGGATTATTCAACCGCGCGCTTCTTGCAGTggcgagaggaggtgcgcgtgccGGTGCCGGCGTCCCTCAAATGGAACATCCTTCGTGCGGAGCCGGACGGCACCTACAAGGTCAACTTCAACTGGTCCATCTTCGACGTTATTCGCGAGACGAAGTACCTTGATCGGCTTGGCTTTGAGATTCCGAAAGTCATACTGCACATTACGCTTCAAGATGAGGCCTATCACGCATATGTGGATGCGTTGAATGCGATGCTGGTCAGCTTCAACTATGAACTGCGCGTGCTTGCGGGGCCAGAGCgcgccatcctcgccgcTGAAGTGCGCGAGCTGAAGCAGGCACTGGAGCCGGGCTTCCGCGACATCAACTGGACCAGCCTTTCCATCCCCGACTTTGTAACCAGCTGCGAAAAGGCTATCACCAAGTTCCGAAACACCAGCCGAGAGGTACGCAAGAGCGCAGACAGCCTTCAGACGCAGGTGGTGAACAAGATTGCGTCGACGCGCCTCATCCCTGAGTACCGCGAGTTTCTGCAGGCGGGCGGGGAGCTGCCGGAACTGCAAACTCTTGTCGACATCATCGAGCGACGCCGCGTCGAACACTTAGAGCGCTGCATCCGGGCCTACCGTACGGCAAAGCCACTACTC
This window contains:
- a CDS encoding hypothetical protein (TriTrypDB/GeneDB-style sysID: LpmP.20.3570); protein product: MSEARSSPVFMAVTPHVAQRQEALRQLERLPHDVLSGMLCDVKAQLQQERRALSDGQKELEHVQLQLARLNKVLKTVQRQREQEHQQASKCADAVARTSRLLRAARRRGPKYEEAIARTLDEIHEIRRGHVAVTAPPTSPSAISVDMDVSFINASAQHHADVSVGMAVPPTLARESNRAAAAARAANEGQRLSVFLHALEKRVARVERENRMLLRSIDILNRGDASSARLYHELESLRFLRCV
- a CDS encoding hypothetical protein (TriTrypDB/GeneDB-style sysID: LpmP.20.3580), encoding MLRLSANPYEESLSIPELFVRYLKASSWTDQLAIVHANPLLFTDDIVAALRDARVQIDKTAREVKEACRVIDAVSGTLEYTDTQIELQRSESKALLDDDTLLKKFATSLASLLEARETAGLAVLPSAPCLSTAGHVSRSPGTLQQNSPEMWFRQPSLVFSVLAFLPAEEIFMAVENVCRAWQGWLFMPDMSRFFWVGCVQREFPQQLQVLLQTVGDDLYQCDWRSLAMLCVTEVEQTREKWEEADEASGGGCVLPLLPQQRVPACSGDGAA
- a CDS encoding aquaporin 2, putative (TriTrypDB/GeneDB-style sysID: LpmP.20.3590), coding for MLSEFLSQLVAEFVGTFLFVLTIILASVGVGSLAPIPIGFMLAAMCFTFGYISGAHFNPAISFAIFINRKMTLRQTVLYVMMQLGGSFCASLYASAIIGLKIPVPVPNENLAGTCQALLCELVYTFALTSVVLHVYFSRQRSNDFYGFAIGMMLMAAGFSVGGFTGGAFNPAVATGTQLVLCLYNNCDPLFYVWVYWIAPIGGAVIASIVYQLLDAHERVPVVLSKEAVY
- a CDS encoding small nuclear ribonucleoprotein, putative (TriTrypDB/GeneDB-style sysID: LpmP.20.3600), whose product is MAESIPIKVLFDALHLKVSIEVATGEVYHGIVEELQNNMNVLLKNATKTTRGGKETKMDSVFVRGSNIVFFQLPDALQTSPALLRAGEIVSKAKDTRGDGKGFGASRKRARNS
- a CDS encoding hypothetical protein (TriTrypDB/GeneDB-style sysID: LpmP.20.3610), with product MHRPTRAPFRLAHVRGSAVADAPAAVTLAEARYISQTPPRLSAPAMKLPELRTPQTVLRSGHADVSLYVSESTTLTEDTRCMIRRSPRAAEPPAAKGRPYLPSSLEPINSTAQLLNSSKLLSGDGATTLTPHKDVAEDQPESCLSYVSAVESLLSRQQYVDVYFVVSSLLTTDNGAAKVMEAEERRRLRLLSYRCLCSYALIRFKECCEDGRAALTLYRHLQDKKSSPSLEMSDERLHSRVVQALLGALIMREMYNDVEELRLIVPPLMDTSSEPMSNEFFHIPPPPWLEAQESAIPFLASFRRYVAAQRWSEAAQTIDGSATAQSWVKATPLCAMFAFVRLELHDPKAARALLLPYLASLPEPPSWEALSTAPVEHAQLWNHFSSHYVFSTTLLAKASFMSGSAYLNISAALLQRVLRLNPSYAPARLFAEFVLSYEAQQQRIDAAMSANDYPKVLSVTAEMLRMPEVTRLVHAELYLVRTQAQWMRRQPLEVVHEASRCVQCDPKCALAFRLRADAFAMMNREAEATADRAVAMHLHSKVDAVFDELRVQRSRYNTTQVEASAKRHSVPAFTSFQSASAPPRAPPRKRFCSSTRRSDAKSRKCANADLLLPGLRTHYEVLGVSSDAPEVEIRKRYRQLTLQCHPDRFVSATESNRRAALEAFQLLGDAYSVLSDVQLRAAYDVGLLNLH